The proteins below come from a single Cannabis sativa cultivar Pink pepper isolate KNU-18-1 chromosome 3, ASM2916894v1, whole genome shotgun sequence genomic window:
- the LOC115711691 gene encoding uncharacterized protein LOC115711691 → MKSSDDEKDLAYGNYVPKEVSRGLGYSGAKFVDEVLNGENERCLENFRMDKHVFYKLCDILQAKGLLRHTNRIKIEEQLAIFMFIVGHNLRTRAVQELFRYSGETISRHFNNVLNAVMAISLDFFLPPGSEFVPTAISEDPRFYPYFKDCVGAIDGIHVPVMVGVDEQGPFRNKNGSLSQIVLAACSFDLKFHYVLAGWEGSASDLQVLNSALTRRNKLQVPEGKYYLLDNKYVNLPGFMAPYPDVPYHLKEFPDGYHPQNAKELFNQRHSLLRNAADRIFGSLKARFPILMTAPPYPLQTQVKLVVAACAIHNYIRKEEPSDWLFKLFEDDDLPQEESSPPPPPLVELDQQPMKNVENSTGLDIHFDEEQIELSLQLRDSIATEMWNDYINDISSL, encoded by the exons ATGAAGAGCTCTGATGACGAAAAAGATTTGGCATATGGGAATTATGTCCCTAAAGAAGTAAGTCGTGGTTTAGGATATTCTGGTGCAAAATTTGTAGATGAAGTACTTAATGGGGAAAATGAACGTTGTCTCGAGAATTTTCGTATGGATAAGCATGTCTTTTATAAGTTATGCGATATTTTACAAGCCAAAGGCTTACTGCGCCATACAAATCGAATCAAGATTGAAGAGCAATTAGCTATATTCATGTTCATTGTTGGTCATAATCTGCGAACTCGAGCTGTACAAGAATTATTTCGTTACTCAGGAGAAACCATCAGTCGCCATTTTAACAATGTACTAAATGCAGTCATGGCGATATCATTAGATTTCTTTCTGCCCCCTGGCTCGGAGTTTGTTCCTACAGCAATTTCAGAAGATCCCAGATTCTATCCATATTTTAAG GATTGTGTTGGTGCAATTGATGGAATACATGTTCCTGTAATGGTTGGTGTTGATGAACAAGGACCTTTTCGCAACAAAAACGGCTCACTTTCCCAAATTGTTCTGGCTGCTTGCTCATTCGATCTTAAGTTTCATTACGTCCTGGCTGGTTGGGAAGGTTCAGCATCAGACCTGCAAGTTCTAAATTCAGCACTCACTCGACGAAACAAACTGCAGGTTCCCGAAG GTAAATACTACCTATTGGACAACAAGTATGTGAATCTACCTGGTTTCATGGCTCCATATCCAGATGTTCCATATCATTTGAAAGAGTTTCCTGATGGTTACCATCCACAAAACGCGAAAGAGCTATTTAATCAACGCCATTCATTGTTACGAAACGCAGCTGATCGAATTTTCGGGTCCTTAAAAGCTCGATTCCCTATACTAATGACAGCTCCACCGTACCCGTTACAAACACAAGTGAAGTTGGTAGTTGCAGCATGTGCCATACACAACTACATCCGAAAGGAGGAACCGAGTGACTGGCTATTTAAACTGTTCGAAGACGATGATTTACCACAAGAGGAGTCTTCTCCACCGCCGCCACCTTTGGTGGAATTGGATCAGCAACCGATGAAGAATGTCGAGAATTCTACTGGTTTGGACATTCATTTTGATGAAGAACAGATAGAATTGTCTCTGCAATTGAGGGATTCTATTGCAACTGAAATGTGGAATGATTATATCAATGACATATCTTCTCTGTAG